In Desulfobulbaceae bacterium, the following are encoded in one genomic region:
- the katG gene encoding catalase/peroxidase HPI, producing MNEDSKCPVTGRMSKPISGGGTSNKEWWPNQLNLKILHQQSNLSNPMGEAFNYAEEFKKLDLDALKKDLYALMTDSQDWWPADYGHYGGLFIRMAWHSAGTYRMGDGRGGAGSGSQRLAPLNSWPDNVNLDKARRLLWPIKQKYGKKISWADLMILAGNCALESMGFKTFGFAGGRVDVWEPEEEIYWGSEDKWLGDNRYSGNRDLENPLAAVQMGLIYVNPEGPNGNPDPVASGRDVRETFARMAMNDEETVALVAGGHTFGKCHGAAPASHVGPEPEGAPIENQGFGWKSSFGSGKGGDTISSGIEGAWKPNPTKWDTGYLKVLFKYEWELVKSPAGAHQWLAKNVAEEDMVVDAHDPSKKHRPMMTTADLSLRFDPIYEPISRRYLQNPEQFADAFARAWFKLTHRDMGPCTRYLGPEVPTEELIWQDSVPAVNHELVDAQDIASLKGKILASGLSVSELVSTAWASASTFRGSDKRGGANGARIRLAPQKDWEVNQPARLEKVLKTLEDIRNTFNSTQSGDKKISLADLIILAGCSGVEQAAKNAGHMLIVPFTPGRMDALQEQTDIDSFAVLEPKADGFRNYQKTKYAVSAEELLVDKAQLLTLTAPEMTVLIGGMRVLNTNFGSSQHGVFTKRPEALTNDFFVNLLDMSTEWKAVSKDSNVFEGYDRKTGELKWIGTRVDLIFGSNSQLRALAEVYGCEDSQEKFLQDFVAAWNKVMNLDRFDLT from the coding sequence ATGAATGAAGATAGTAAATGCCCAGTGACAGGCAGGATGAGCAAGCCCATTTCCGGAGGCGGCACGTCGAACAAGGAGTGGTGGCCCAACCAATTGAACCTAAAGATTCTTCATCAGCAATCAAATCTTAGCAATCCGATGGGAGAGGCTTTCAACTATGCTGAAGAGTTCAAGAAACTCGACTTGGATGCCCTGAAGAAGGATCTCTATGCACTGATGACCGATTCACAGGATTGGTGGCCAGCCGATTACGGTCACTACGGAGGGCTCTTTATTAGGATGGCGTGGCATAGTGCAGGCACCTACCGTATGGGCGATGGTCGTGGGGGGGCAGGGTCCGGCTCTCAACGCCTGGCACCCCTCAACAGTTGGCCCGACAACGTGAACCTTGACAAGGCACGTCGATTGCTTTGGCCGATCAAACAAAAATACGGCAAGAAGATCTCCTGGGCCGACCTGATGATCCTCGCAGGCAACTGTGCCCTGGAGTCCATGGGGTTCAAGACCTTTGGCTTTGCTGGCGGACGCGTGGACGTCTGGGAGCCGGAAGAGGAGATCTACTGGGGCAGCGAGGACAAATGGCTTGGCGATAACCGCTACTCCGGCAATCGAGATCTCGAAAATCCGCTTGCCGCTGTGCAGATGGGGCTGATCTATGTAAACCCAGAGGGTCCCAACGGCAACCCTGATCCCGTTGCCTCCGGCCGTGATGTTCGTGAGACTTTTGCACGCATGGCAATGAACGACGAAGAGACTGTAGCACTCGTCGCCGGTGGACACACCTTTGGAAAGTGTCACGGTGCGGCTCCTGCGTCTCATGTTGGGCCTGAACCCGAGGGTGCCCCTATTGAGAACCAAGGCTTTGGCTGGAAAAGCAGCTTTGGCAGCGGTAAAGGAGGCGATACTATCAGCAGCGGAATTGAGGGTGCGTGGAAGCCAAATCCGACCAAATGGGACACAGGGTATCTGAAAGTGCTGTTCAAATACGAGTGGGAACTGGTTAAGAGTCCGGCCGGTGCACATCAGTGGCTGGCTAAGAACGTGGCAGAAGAGGACATGGTAGTTGACGCTCACGACCCATCAAAAAAACACCGCCCGATGATGACCACAGCAGATCTCTCCCTTCGCTTTGATCCGATCTACGAACCAATATCACGGCGTTATTTACAGAACCCCGAGCAGTTTGCCGACGCCTTCGCCCGTGCATGGTTCAAGTTGACGCATCGCGATATGGGGCCGTGCACACGGTATCTAGGCCCGGAAGTTCCAACAGAAGAACTAATATGGCAAGACTCCGTCCCGGCCGTCAATCACGAACTGGTTGATGCCCAGGATATCGCCTCCCTCAAGGGTAAAATTCTGGCTTCAGGTCTGTCTGTGTCTGAATTGGTTTCGACTGCCTGGGCATCAGCTTCCACTTTCCGAGGCTCCGACAAACGAGGTGGAGCCAACGGTGCCCGCATTCGTCTTGCACCACAGAAGGATTGGGAGGTCAACCAGCCTGCAAGGCTGGAGAAGGTACTCAAAACCCTGGAGGATATCCGGAATACGTTCAACAGCACACAGTCCGGCGACAAAAAGATATCTCTGGCTGACCTGATCATTCTGGCAGGTTGCTCAGGCGTCGAACAGGCAGCTAAAAATGCTGGTCACATGTTGATAGTTCCCTTCACGCCAGGACGTATGGACGCCTTGCAGGAACAAACTGATATAGACTCTTTCGCAGTTCTCGAACCTAAAGCGGACGGTTTCCGTAACTACCAGAAGACAAAATACGCTGTATCGGCTGAGGAGCTGCTGGTTGATAAGGCACAGCTCCTGACTCTGACAGCTCCGGAGATGACGGTTCTCATCGGCGGCATGCGTGTCCTGAATACCAACTTCGGAAGCTCTCAGCACGGTGTTTTTACCAAGCGACCGGAGGCTCTGACCAACGACTTTTTCGTTAATCTGCTTGATATGAGCACAGAGTGGAAGGCAGTTTCTAAAGACTCTAACGTGTTTGAAGGGTACGATCGCAAGACGGGTGAGCTCAAGTGGATCGGCACACGTGTAGACCTGATCTTCGGTTCTAACTCCCAACTTCGAGCATTGGCGGAAGTCTACGGATGTGAGGACTCCCAGGAGAAGTTTCTGCAAGACTTTGTAGCGGCGTGGAACAAGGTTATGAACCTTGATCGCTTTGACCTCACCTGA